A portion of the Thermoflexus hugenholtzii JAD2 genome contains these proteins:
- a CDS encoding autoinducer 2 ABC transporter substrate-binding protein yields the protein MKRRPLPLLIVGLVMALILAQCAPAPTPAAQPPAAAPSPTAAPSPTAAPAKKFVIYHVPKAVGIDYFKSAHQGMEEAAKEFGDVELHYEGSINASAEEQIKVLEDIITKKPDALIVSANDPQALVPVLKRAREAGITVVTYDADVLPEARIFFINQATFEGIGKALIDEAANQVGPEAKIAIISTFPTAPNQSRWVEEMQKYMSQAYPKMQLVDIRYGEDDQAKSRQQATDLIAAHPEVQFLIVPTSVGCPGVADALEAAGKVGQIKMTCLATPNGMRAYVKRGTLEAFYLWNVVDLGYLAMYVTHGLLTGEIKPTDKTVKAGRLGEREVGPDNVILLGPPFRFDKNNIDQFNF from the coding sequence ATGAAGCGTCGTCCGTTGCCCTTGCTGATCGTCGGTCTGGTCATGGCCCTGATCCTGGCCCAGTGCGCGCCGGCGCCGACGCCGGCGGCCCAGCCGCCCGCTGCGGCGCCTTCCCCCACCGCCGCTCCTTCTCCTACAGCGGCTCCTGCGAAGAAGTTCGTCATCTACCATGTGCCGAAGGCGGTGGGCATCGACTACTTCAAGTCGGCCCATCAGGGCATGGAGGAGGCGGCGAAGGAGTTCGGCGACGTGGAGCTCCACTATGAGGGCTCCATCAACGCCAGCGCCGAGGAGCAGATCAAGGTGCTGGAGGACATCATCACCAAGAAGCCCGATGCCCTCATCGTCTCCGCCAACGACCCCCAGGCCCTGGTGCCGGTGCTCAAGCGGGCCCGCGAGGCCGGCATCACGGTGGTCACGTACGACGCCGATGTGCTGCCCGAGGCCCGCATCTTCTTCATCAACCAGGCCACCTTTGAGGGCATCGGCAAGGCCCTGATCGATGAAGCAGCCAATCAGGTGGGGCCGGAGGCCAAGATCGCCATCATCTCCACCTTCCCCACGGCCCCCAACCAGAGCCGCTGGGTGGAGGAGATGCAAAAGTATATGTCCCAGGCCTACCCCAAGATGCAGCTGGTGGACATCCGCTACGGGGAGGACGATCAGGCCAAGAGCCGTCAGCAGGCCACGGACCTCATCGCCGCCCACCCCGAGGTGCAGTTCCTGATCGTCCCGACCTCGGTGGGCTGCCCCGGCGTGGCTGACGCCCTGGAGGCGGCCGGCAAGGTGGGCCAGATCAAGATGACCTGTCTGGCCACCCCCAACGGGATGCGGGCCTACGTCAAGCGGGGCACCCTGGAGGCCTTCTACCTGTGGAACGTGGTGGACCTGGGTTATCTGGCGATGTATGTGACCCACGGGCTGCTGACCGGCGAGATCAAGCCCACGGATAAGACGGTGAAGGCCGGCCGGCTGGGCGAGCGTGAGGTTGGCCCGGACAACGTGATCCTGCTCGGCCCGCCCTTCCGGTTCGACAAGAACAACATCGATCAATTCAACTTCTAA
- the rhaI gene encoding L-rhamnose isomerase gives MAGVPGYEALAETLARRGVDVEAVKAALKRQRIETPSWGYGNSGTRFKVFPWPGAARNIYEKLADAAVVHRFTGVCPTVAIHIPWDKVEDWEGLRQYAASLGLQIGAVNPNLFQDDDYRLGSVCHPDPRVRRRAVEHMLECIEIAEKVGSSILSLWFADGTNYPGQDDFRARKHRMLEALSEVYRRMPPGMRMLIEYKFFEPAFYHTDLADWGMAYVIATHLGPQAQVLVDTGHHPQGTNIEHIVAFLLDEGRLGGFHFNNRKYADDDLIVGSINPFELFLIFNELVAAEQDPRTAETARAVAYMIDQSHNIEPKIEAMIQSVVNIQTAYAKALLVDRQRLREAQEAGDVLEAHRVLLEAYETDVRPLLAQVRLEMGLDPDPVAAFRRSGYAEKVARERGIAVAASGYPGAS, from the coding sequence ATGGCGGGGGTGCCTGGCTATGAGGCCCTGGCGGAAACCTTGGCCCGCCGGGGCGTGGATGTAGAGGCGGTGAAGGCTGCCCTGAAGCGGCAGCGGATCGAGACGCCCTCCTGGGGTTATGGCAACTCCGGCACTCGTTTTAAGGTGTTTCCATGGCCGGGGGCAGCCCGGAACATCTACGAGAAGCTGGCGGACGCGGCGGTGGTGCATCGATTCACCGGCGTGTGTCCCACGGTGGCCATCCACATCCCGTGGGATAAAGTGGAAGATTGGGAAGGCCTGCGGCAATACGCCGCCAGCCTGGGGCTTCAGATCGGGGCGGTGAACCCCAACCTGTTCCAGGACGACGATTACCGGCTGGGCAGCGTCTGCCATCCGGATCCCCGGGTGCGGCGTCGGGCGGTGGAGCACATGCTGGAGTGCATCGAGATCGCCGAAAAGGTCGGCTCCTCCATCCTGAGCCTCTGGTTCGCCGACGGCACCAACTACCCCGGTCAGGACGACTTCCGGGCGCGCAAACATCGCATGCTGGAGGCTCTCTCGGAGGTCTACCGCCGGATGCCGCCGGGGATGCGAATGCTGATCGAATATAAGTTCTTCGAGCCGGCCTTCTATCACACCGATCTGGCGGACTGGGGGATGGCCTATGTCATCGCAACCCACCTCGGGCCCCAGGCCCAGGTCCTGGTGGACACCGGTCACCATCCCCAGGGGACCAACATCGAGCACATCGTGGCCTTCTTGTTAGATGAGGGCCGGTTGGGGGGCTTTCATTTCAACAATCGGAAATACGCCGACGACGACCTGATCGTCGGGTCCATCAACCCCTTCGAACTCTTCCTGATCTTCAATGAGCTGGTCGCAGCGGAGCAGGACCCGCGGACGGCGGAGACGGCCCGGGCGGTGGCTTACATGATCGATCAGTCCCACAACATCGAGCCGAAGATCGAAGCGATGATCCAGTCGGTGGTGAACATCCAGACGGCCTACGCGAAGGCGCTTCTGGTGGATCGACAGCGGCTGCGGGAGGCGCAGGAGGCGGGCGACGTCCTGGAGGCCCACCGGGTTCTCCTGGAAGCCTACGAGACCGACGTGCGTCCGCTGCTGGCCCAGGTCCGTCTGGAGATGGGACTGGATCCAGATCCGGTGGCCGCTTTCCGACGGAGCGGATACGCAGAGAAGGTGGCCCGGGAACGGGGGATCGCCGTTGCGGCCAGCGGCTACCCCGGCGCATCTTAA
- a CDS encoding bifunctional aldolase/short-chain dehydrogenase: MPRNLWKEEEAAGLSELELLVYRSRLLGADRSVCNIFGGNTSAKTIELDFRGRPVRTLWVKGSGSDLATITLKGFAALRLDDVLPLMERESLSDEEMVEYLSHCYLKPGMPRPSIETLLHAFIPAPHVDHTHPDAIVSLATSENGPEHVRRLFGDRAVWVPYVRPGFTLSKWIAEAVRANPQAECVVMAKHGLVTWGEDARSCYENTIRIIQEAEDYIAEQAMGRRIFGGVRVPALPEDRRREIAAKLLPILRGAVSRERRHILRYDDSPEVLDFVGSEGAREVARVGSACPDHLVHTKHWPLFVEWDGSDVEGLKASLVREVERYREEYVRYFEAHRGPQDTMMDPSPRIILIPGLGLIATGKDAFMAGVARDLYHRAIAVMRGATALDRFVSLTPAEAFAVEYWPLELYKLTLRPPERELAGRVAVITGGASGIGRATAYRLAQEGAHVVILDINREGAEAVAADLVSRYGEGRGMAVPCDVTDEAQVAEAFRRTVLAYGGVDIVINNAGIAHSAPVTETSTADWDRLYHVLVRGYFLVAREAFRIWKAQGIGGSMVIVASKNALVAGKNTAAYSSAKAAEVHLARCLAEEGGEIGVRVNVVCPDAVIRGSSIWDTRWREERARTYGIAPEQLEEYYRQRTTLKVNVYPEDVAEAILFFASDRSAKTTGGILTVDGGVPAAYVR; this comes from the coding sequence ATGCCGCGCAACCTCTGGAAGGAAGAGGAAGCGGCGGGCTTGAGCGAGCTGGAGCTTCTGGTCTACCGCTCCCGCCTGCTGGGGGCCGATCGAAGCGTGTGCAACATCTTCGGGGGCAACACATCGGCCAAGACGATAGAGCTGGACTTCCGGGGCCGCCCCGTTCGCACGCTGTGGGTGAAGGGCTCCGGGTCGGATCTGGCAACGATCACGCTGAAGGGCTTCGCGGCGCTGCGGTTGGACGACGTGTTGCCCCTCATGGAGCGGGAGAGCCTCTCCGATGAGGAGATGGTGGAGTATCTTTCCCACTGTTATCTGAAGCCAGGGATGCCTCGCCCCTCCATTGAGACGCTGCTGCACGCCTTTATCCCCGCCCCCCACGTGGATCACACCCACCCGGACGCTATCGTGAGTCTGGCCACGTCGGAGAACGGACCGGAGCATGTGCGGCGTCTCTTCGGCGACCGCGCGGTCTGGGTTCCCTATGTGCGGCCGGGGTTCACCCTGAGCAAATGGATCGCCGAGGCGGTGCGGGCCAACCCGCAGGCGGAGTGCGTGGTGATGGCCAAGCACGGCCTGGTGACCTGGGGGGAGGATGCCCGTTCCTGCTACGAGAACACCATCCGGATCATCCAGGAGGCGGAGGATTACATCGCCGAGCAGGCGATGGGCCGTCGGATCTTCGGCGGGGTGCGCGTCCCCGCGTTGCCGGAGGATCGGCGCCGGGAGATCGCAGCGAAGCTGCTGCCGATCCTGCGGGGCGCGGTAAGCCGGGAGCGCCGACATATCCTGCGCTACGACGACAGCCCGGAGGTTCTGGATTTCGTGGGCAGCGAGGGAGCCCGGGAGGTCGCTCGAGTGGGTTCCGCATGCCCGGATCATCTGGTGCACACCAAGCATTGGCCGTTGTTTGTGGAGTGGGATGGCTCTGACGTGGAGGGGCTAAAGGCCTCCCTGGTCCGGGAAGTTGAGCGCTATCGGGAAGAGTATGTCCGTTACTTTGAAGCGCACCGGGGCCCCCAGGACACGATGATGGATCCCTCCCCGCGCATCATTCTCATCCCAGGCCTCGGGCTGATCGCCACCGGGAAGGACGCGTTTATGGCCGGTGTGGCCCGGGATCTCTATCACCGGGCCATCGCGGTGATGCGTGGAGCCACCGCCCTGGATCGTTTTGTCTCCCTCACGCCGGCGGAAGCCTTCGCGGTGGAATACTGGCCGCTGGAGCTGTACAAGCTGACCCTCCGTCCTCCTGAGCGAGAGCTGGCGGGCCGGGTGGCGGTGATCACCGGAGGGGCTTCCGGCATTGGCCGTGCGACGGCGTATCGCCTGGCCCAGGAAGGGGCCCACGTGGTGATCCTGGACATCAACCGGGAGGGCGCGGAAGCGGTGGCCGCCGACCTCGTCTCCCGCTATGGGGAGGGACGGGGGATGGCCGTGCCCTGTGATGTCACCGATGAGGCTCAGGTCGCCGAAGCCTTCCGCCGCACGGTTCTGGCATATGGAGGGGTGGATATTGTGATCAACAACGCGGGCATCGCCCACTCAGCCCCGGTTACGGAGACCTCGACGGCGGATTGGGATCGCCTGTATCACGTGCTGGTGCGCGGCTATTTCCTTGTGGCCCGCGAGGCGTTCCGGATCTGGAAGGCGCAGGGGATCGGGGGGAGCATGGTCATCGTCGCTTCGAAAAACGCTTTGGTCGCCGGGAAGAACACCGCCGCCTATAGCTCCGCCAAGGCCGCAGAGGTGCATCTGGCCCGCTGTCTGGCCGAGGAGGGAGGCGAGATCGGGGTTCGTGTGAACGTGGTCTGTCCCGATGCCGTGATCCGGGGTTCCAGCATATGGGACACGCGCTGGCGGGAGGAGCGGGCGCGCACGTATGGGATCGCCCCGGAGCAGCTGGAGGAATATTACCGCCAGCGCACGACCCTCAAGGTCAACGTGTATCCGGAGGACGTGGCCGAGGCCATCCTCTTCTTCGCCTCCGATCGCTCGGCGAAGACCACCGGCGGGATCCTGACGGTGGATGGAGGGGTTCCCGCTGCCTACGTTCGCTGA
- the rhaB gene encoding rhamnulokinase: MLRLAAIDLGAESGRVFLGTFDGERLSVEEIHRFPNVPVRVQGTLYWDILRLFEGVREGLLRAARVSGGRIASVGVDTWGVDFALLDRQGRLIGNPVHYRDRRTEGMMERVFQRIPREEIYRRTGIQFMPINTLYQLFAMVAREDPWLEIAHTFLTIPDLFHYWLSGVKACEFTNATTTQCYDPLAGDWARDLLGRLGIPTHLFPEIVPPGTILGPLQPELAQELGLPETQVVAPASHDTGSAVAAVPFQHPDAAYISSGTWSLVGVEVRAPVIREEALADNFTNEGGVGGTFRLLKNVMGLWLLQECRRTWTAQGQQWDYEALVRLAEAAPPLRSLIDPDDPRFLPPGEMPARIQAFCQETGQPIPEEPAEIVRCILESLALKYRWVIERLEALLARPIPLIHVVGGGSRNALLCQWTADAAGRPVLAGPAEATALGNLIVQAMALGHLSNLEEARAVIRRSFAPLLYEPRASSTWEEAYQRFVTQILPAGRK, translated from the coding sequence ATGCTTCGTCTGGCGGCCATCGACCTGGGGGCGGAGAGCGGACGGGTGTTCCTGGGGACGTTCGATGGGGAACGCCTGTCCGTCGAGGAGATCCATCGTTTCCCGAACGTCCCGGTTCGGGTTCAGGGCACCCTCTATTGGGACATCCTTCGCCTCTTCGAAGGAGTCCGGGAAGGTTTGCTCCGGGCCGCCCGGGTTTCCGGAGGGCGCATCGCTTCGGTGGGGGTCGACACCTGGGGGGTGGATTTCGCCCTGCTGGACCGCCAGGGCCGGCTGATCGGGAACCCGGTGCATTATCGGGATCGCCGCACCGAGGGGATGATGGAGCGGGTTTTCCAGCGCATCCCCCGCGAGGAGATCTACCGCCGCACCGGGATCCAGTTCATGCCGATCAACACCCTCTATCAGTTGTTCGCCATGGTGGCGCGGGAGGATCCCTGGCTGGAGATCGCCCACACCTTCCTGACGATCCCTGACCTTTTCCATTACTGGCTGAGCGGGGTGAAGGCCTGCGAGTTCACCAACGCCACGACCACGCAATGTTACGATCCCTTGGCTGGGGATTGGGCGCGGGATTTGCTGGGACGTCTGGGGATCCCCACCCACCTTTTCCCCGAGATCGTGCCCCCGGGGACCATCCTGGGGCCGCTCCAGCCGGAGCTGGCGCAGGAGCTGGGTCTTCCCGAGACTCAGGTGGTCGCGCCGGCCAGCCACGACACTGGCTCCGCGGTGGCCGCTGTCCCCTTCCAGCATCCCGATGCGGCTTATATCAGCTCGGGGACGTGGTCCTTGGTCGGCGTGGAGGTCAGGGCCCCGGTGATCCGGGAGGAGGCCCTGGCGGACAACTTCACCAACGAAGGGGGCGTGGGAGGGACCTTCCGGCTGCTGAAGAACGTGATGGGGCTGTGGCTGCTTCAGGAGTGCCGGCGCACATGGACCGCCCAGGGACAGCAATGGGATTATGAGGCTCTGGTTCGTCTGGCGGAAGCGGCCCCTCCGCTCCGATCGCTCATCGATCCGGATGATCCGCGATTCCTGCCTCCAGGAGAGATGCCCGCACGGATTCAGGCGTTCTGCCAGGAGACCGGCCAGCCCATCCCAGAGGAACCCGCGGAGATCGTCCGCTGTATCCTGGAGAGCCTCGCCCTGAAGTATCGATGGGTGATCGAGCGCCTAGAGGCCCTGCTCGCACGTCCCATCCCGCTGATCCACGTAGTCGGCGGCGGATCCCGCAATGCCCTCCTCTGTCAGTGGACGGCGGATGCCGCCGGACGCCCGGTGCTGGCCGGGCCTGCCGAAGCCACGGCGCTGGGCAACCTCATCGTGCAGGCGATGGCCCTGGGCCATCTCTCCAACCTCGAGGAGGCTCGCGCGGTGATCCGGCGCTCCTTCGCTCCGCTTCTCTATGAGCCCCGCGCTTCCTCCACCTGGGAGGAGGCTTACCAGCGCTTTGTCACCCAGATCCTTCCCGCTGGAAGGAAATGA
- a CDS encoding LutB/LldF family L-lactate oxidation iron-sulfur protein: MSVPSPAFRARIRQGLSDTVLQEALQRATRSFQISREQAFADLPDAEAVRDRARAIRAHTIAHLDRYLEQFARAVERHGGKVFWAATAQEACDYVLGLARARGISLVAKSKSMVSEEIGLNAALEAAGIRVVETDLGEFIIQLAGERPSHIITPAIHKRREDVSQLFQKHLGMPPTDEIPAMTAAARQALRQIFLDARMGISGVNFGIAETGTLVLVTNEGNGRMVTTLPPIHVALMGIERVVPTWEDAEILLRVLARSATGQALTAYTSFLTGPRRPKEPDGPEELHVVLVDNGRSRWLGTPLEEALYCIRCGACLNACPVYQAIGGHAYGSVYPGPIGSIVTPMLGDGAGAELAYASSLCGACQEICPVRIAIPDLLIRWRQMEAGRLLPAWERAALWAYARIARHPAAWTRLGRWAMALLRRLGRGGWLRWGPGPLRAWTAVRDLPVPQRPAFREWWASRGGGVP, encoded by the coding sequence ATGAGCGTCCCCAGCCCGGCCTTTCGCGCGCGCATCCGCCAGGGGCTCTCCGATACCGTCCTCCAGGAGGCGCTGCAGCGGGCCACCCGATCCTTCCAGATCAGCCGTGAGCAGGCGTTCGCGGACCTCCCGGACGCCGAGGCGGTCCGCGACCGCGCCCGCGCCATCCGCGCCCACACCATCGCCCACCTGGACCGCTACCTGGAGCAGTTCGCCCGGGCGGTGGAGCGACACGGCGGGAAGGTCTTCTGGGCCGCCACGGCGCAGGAGGCGTGCGATTACGTCTTGGGTCTAGCTCGGGCCCGGGGCATCTCCTTGGTCGCCAAGAGCAAGTCCATGGTCAGCGAGGAGATCGGCCTCAACGCCGCCCTGGAGGCCGCCGGGATCCGGGTGGTGGAAACAGACTTGGGGGAGTTCATCATCCAGCTGGCCGGGGAACGCCCCTCCCACATCATCACCCCGGCCATCCACAAGCGGCGGGAGGACGTCTCGCAGCTCTTCCAGAAGCATCTGGGGATGCCCCCTACCGACGAGATCCCCGCCATGACCGCCGCGGCCCGCCAGGCCCTGCGCCAGATTTTCCTGGACGCCCGCATGGGGATCAGCGGGGTCAACTTCGGGATCGCTGAGACGGGGACCCTGGTGCTGGTGACCAACGAGGGCAACGGCCGGATGGTGACCACCCTGCCGCCCATCCACGTGGCCCTGATGGGCATCGAGCGGGTGGTGCCCACGTGGGAGGACGCCGAGATCCTGTTGCGGGTGCTGGCCCGCAGCGCCACCGGACAGGCCCTCACCGCCTACACGTCGTTCCTCACCGGCCCCCGTCGACCCAAGGAGCCCGATGGACCCGAGGAGCTGCACGTGGTGCTGGTGGACAACGGCCGCTCCCGCTGGCTGGGCACCCCGTTGGAGGAAGCGCTGTACTGCATCCGTTGCGGGGCCTGCCTGAACGCCTGCCCGGTCTACCAGGCCATCGGGGGCCACGCGTACGGCAGCGTGTATCCCGGGCCCATTGGATCCATTGTCACGCCCATGCTGGGGGACGGAGCCGGCGCGGAGCTCGCTTACGCCAGCAGCCTGTGCGGGGCCTGTCAGGAGATCTGCCCAGTGCGCATCGCCATCCCCGATCTCCTGATCCGTTGGCGGCAGATGGAGGCCGGCCGCCTCCTGCCGGCCTGGGAGCGGGCCGCCCTCTGGGCTTACGCTCGAATCGCCCGCCACCCCGCGGCCTGGACGCGGCTCGGCCGCTGGGCGATGGCGCTCCTGCGTCGCCTGGGGCGAGGGGGATGGCTGCGATGGGGCCCCGGGCCCCTGCGGGCCTGGACGGCGGTCCGGGATCTCCCCGTCCCGCAACGTCCGGCTTTCCGGGAGTGGTGGGCCTCCCGGGGAGGAGGTGTCCCATGA
- a CDS encoding LutC/YkgG family protein: MTHPVLERVRRQVTRRPMPSGPVPRWPLDAPRGSAAALERLQAAWTAVGVAFVHCPTEAAAFREIVARLQERKVRHVLMDARTHRAYPGLREALEDAGLTVMSGGLPREEGPRYLGLGRWATAEAGITEVVAAFADTGTLWVAGGAGRMRCASLLPPLHIALVRRAQVFPCLAAWLAEARASGALMEWVEESSALIAITGPSRTSDIEKTLTLGVHGPREVIAFLIEEAV, encoded by the coding sequence ATGACCCATCCGGTGCTGGAACGCGTTCGTCGGCAGGTCACCCGGCGGCCGATGCCCTCCGGGCCGGTCCCGCGGTGGCCCCTGGACGCGCCGCGGGGGAGCGCGGCCGCCCTCGAGCGGCTTCAGGCGGCATGGACAGCGGTGGGCGTGGCCTTCGTCCACTGCCCCACCGAGGCCGCGGCCTTCCGGGAGATCGTCGCCCGGCTGCAGGAGCGGAAGGTCCGGCACGTGCTGATGGATGCGCGCACCCACCGCGCGTATCCCGGCCTGCGGGAGGCTCTGGAGGACGCCGGGCTGACGGTGATGAGCGGCGGCCTTCCCCGGGAGGAGGGGCCGCGCTACCTGGGGCTGGGGCGCTGGGCGACGGCCGAGGCCGGCATTACCGAGGTGGTGGCTGCCTTCGCGGACACCGGGACGCTGTGGGTGGCCGGGGGCGCGGGGAGGATGCGCTGCGCCTCGCTGTTGCCGCCGCTGCACATCGCCTTGGTCCGGCGGGCCCAGGTCTTTCCGTGTCTGGCCGCCTGGCTGGCGGAGGCCCGGGCCTCCGGGGCGCTGATGGAATGGGTGGAGGAAAGCAGCGCGCTGATCGCCATCACGGGGCCCAGCCGGACCTCGGACATTGAGAAGACGCTGACGCTGGGGGTGCATGGGCCGCGGGAGGTGATCGCCTTTCTGATCGAGGAGGCCGTATGA
- a CDS encoding (Fe-S)-binding protein → MSPTVQLFVTCLVDWLRPEIGIATVQLLERIGVAVRFPEAQTCCGQPAFNVGRWGEARAMAEHWVRTFDPELPVVAPSGSCVAMIRHGYRALLEGHPLYRRWEALAARTYELSQYLVDGLGIEDLGIRRAGTVTYHPSCHLLRMLGVREAPERLIRATGAEYRLLPEATACCGFGGLFSLHFEEVSGAMLARKIQAIRSTGAEVVLGCDWSCLMHIGGGLHRQGLPVRALHLAEWLAGGE, encoded by the coding sequence ATGAGCCCGACGGTCCAGCTCTTCGTCACATGCCTGGTGGACTGGCTGCGGCCGGAGATCGGGATCGCGACCGTGCAGTTGCTGGAAAGGATCGGCGTCGCGGTGCGCTTCCCGGAGGCCCAGACCTGTTGCGGACAGCCCGCCTTCAACGTGGGGCGCTGGGGGGAGGCCCGGGCCATGGCCGAACACTGGGTGCGGACCTTCGACCCCGAGCTCCCGGTGGTGGCCCCCTCCGGCTCGTGCGTGGCGATGATCCGCCACGGCTACCGGGCGCTCCTGGAGGGACATCCCCTTTACAGGCGCTGGGAGGCCCTGGCGGCCCGCACCTATGAGCTCAGCCAGTATCTGGTGGACGGGTTGGGGATCGAGGACCTGGGGATCCGGCGCGCGGGAACGGTGACTTATCATCCTTCGTGCCATCTCCTGCGGATGCTGGGGGTGCGGGAGGCACCGGAGCGGCTGATCCGGGCCACGGGGGCGGAATATCGCCTGCTCCCGGAGGCGACCGCCTGCTGCGGCTTCGGGGGGCTCTTCTCCCTGCACTTCGAGGAGGTCTCCGGCGCGATGCTCGCCCGCAAGATCCAGGCCATCCGCTCCACCGGCGCGGAGGTGGTCCTGGGGTGCGACTGGAGCTGCCTGATGCACATCGGCGGCGGGCTGCACCGCCAGGGCCTGCCGGTCCGCGCTCTGCACCTCGCCGAGTGGCTGGCGGGGGGGGAATGA
- the mntA gene encoding type VII toxin-antitoxin system MntA family adenylyltransferase antitoxin produces the protein MDLHALRERLIAFFADQPDVAAAYLFGSVARGKATPRSDLDVAVLLAPAPSSPQEEWERREALSKALSRIVGRPVDVVILNRAPPLLCHQVLREGQRIYERDPETRIEFEVRVGKIYADLRPMWDFFDRILEQELEEGRLGELRRHDSGKASLAAKRGRLSKKRKG, from the coding sequence ATGGACCTGCACGCCCTGCGGGAACGCCTGATCGCTTTCTTCGCTGACCAGCCGGACGTGGCGGCGGCGTATCTGTTCGGATCCGTGGCCCGCGGGAAGGCCACGCCGCGCTCGGATCTGGACGTGGCGGTCTTGCTGGCGCCCGCGCCCTCGTCCCCCCAGGAAGAATGGGAGCGCCGGGAGGCCCTGTCGAAGGCCCTCAGCCGGATCGTGGGCCGCCCGGTGGATGTGGTGATCCTGAACCGGGCTCCTCCGCTGCTCTGCCATCAGGTGCTGCGGGAAGGCCAGCGGATCTACGAGCGGGATCCGGAGACCCGGATCGAGTTCGAGGTGCGTGTGGGAAAGATCTACGCGGATCTCCGGCCGATGTGGGACTTCTTCGATCGGATCCTGGAACAGGAGCTGGAGGAGGGTCGCCTTGGGGAGCTCCGACGACATGATTCGGGAAAGGCTTCGCTGGCTGCGAAGCGAGGTCGCCTATCTAAAAAGCGAAAGGGATAA
- a CDS encoding DUF4149 domain-containing protein — protein sequence MRTLYFITVGLHLLAAIFWIGGLLFLALTVVPVVRRPAFRALSSALLEAIGLRFRSLGWIAMGVLVLTGLINLLARGVTPALLMDPAFWGGSFGRALAGKLLTVALVIGLNALHDFWAGPRATRALAVDPEGAEGARWRRLASWLARLTLLASLGALTFAVFMVRGWP from the coding sequence ATGCGGACGCTGTATTTCATCACCGTGGGCTTGCATCTGCTGGCCGCGATCTTCTGGATCGGGGGACTGCTCTTCCTGGCTCTAACGGTGGTCCCGGTGGTCCGTCGGCCGGCGTTCCGCGCGCTCTCCTCCGCGCTTCTGGAGGCCATCGGCCTGCGGTTTCGAAGCCTGGGCTGGATCGCGATGGGAGTTCTGGTCCTCACCGGCCTGATCAACCTGCTCGCCCGGGGGGTGACGCCGGCGCTCCTGATGGATCCCGCCTTCTGGGGAGGCTCCTTCGGGCGGGCGCTGGCGGGGAAGCTGCTCACGGTGGCTCTGGTCATCGGCTTGAACGCGTTGCACGATTTCTGGGCCGGCCCCCGGGCGACCCGGGCCCTCGCGGTCGACCCCGAGGGGGCGGAGGGGGCGCGCTGGCGGCGCCTCGCCTCCTGGCTGGCCCGCCTGACGCTGCTGGCCAGCCTGGGGGCGTTGACCTTCGCCGTCTTCATGGTGCGGGGTTGGCCGTGA
- a CDS encoding sulfite exporter TauE/SafE family protein: MWDVPIVWIAAFIAGAMNAVAGGGTLVSFPALVWLGRPPILANATNTVALLPGSIAGAFGFRRELPKLRRWLLILFWPSLMGGFLGSYVLLHTPERLFRDIIPYLLLFATVLLMVGPRLQRWIPRPAGPISPWRWAALAFFQLLVGFYGGYFGAGIGILMLAALELMGLEDIHQMNALKNVLAFTINGIAALYFIQSHAVLWGDALWMAVGAMAGGYASSTIAQRVDRSWVRRTVVAIGFLVAFRSFFR, from the coding sequence ATGTGGGATGTGCCCATCGTCTGGATCGCGGCCTTTATCGCCGGGGCGATGAACGCCGTCGCCGGCGGGGGGACGCTGGTGTCCTTCCCCGCGCTGGTGTGGCTGGGCCGCCCGCCGATCCTGGCCAACGCCACCAACACCGTGGCCTTGCTGCCCGGCTCCATCGCCGGGGCCTTCGGCTTCCGGCGGGAGCTCCCGAAGCTCCGCCGCTGGCTCCTGATCCTGTTCTGGCCCTCCCTAATGGGCGGCTTCCTGGGCTCGTATGTCCTGCTCCACACCCCGGAGCGCCTCTTCCGTGACATCATCCCGTATCTGTTGCTGTTCGCCACCGTCCTCCTGATGGTCGGCCCCCGGTTGCAGCGTTGGATCCCCCGCCCCGCTGGACCGATCTCTCCGTGGCGGTGGGCGGCCCTGGCGTTCTTCCAGCTCCTGGTGGGCTTTTACGGCGGCTATTTCGGGGCAGGCATCGGCATCCTGATGCTGGCCGCGCTGGAGCTGATGGGCCTGGAGGACATCCATCAGATGAACGCCCTCAAAAACGTGCTGGCCTTCACCATCAACGGCATCGCCGCCCTGTATTTCATCCAATCCCATGCGGTGCTCTGGGGGGATGCGCTGTGGATGGCCGTGGGGGCGATGGCGGGCGGATATGCCTCCTCCACCATCGCGCAGCGCGTGGATCGAAGCTGGGTGCGCCGCACGGTGGTCGCCATCGGCTTCCTCGTGGCCTTCCGCTCGTTCTTCCGTTGA